The sequence below is a genomic window from Acropora palmata chromosome 5, jaAcrPala1.3, whole genome shotgun sequence.
TCTTGTAGCATGGGGCGTATAGGGGCATGGATTAGCATGCGATACACGCCACTCACTCGGTACCACTGAGTCGGATATAATTCTTCGGATATTCCGAACTCGGTTTAATTATGCACGACTTGCCTCCTTCATTGTCGTTTCAACAAGTGAAAGTGTTCATGCTTTACGTCGTTAGACCTAGTCACTTATTTCCATGGGATGAATTAATGCCAGTTTCTTGTCGACAATAGACAGTATTGTCACTCGTCCTTCAAACGACACCGTTCAATATAGAAACTCTCCATGCAGTTCTAGCCACCCGAAAACGACTTGAGCTGTTACTCGCTTGGCTTTCATTGAAAttagaagaaagaagaaacgATGATGatctattaatttttatattataTTGATGCGTAGTCCattaaacacaaaacaagTGTGATGCAAATCCTTAATAGAGATAGAATAATGGAATACTCAATTCAAATGgcttaatttctttttgtttatatAATTGCAATTTACAGCCTGCTACAGGACAAGCCTCGGCTCGACTGTTACAACAACATAAGTTTCCAGCCAAAACAGGtttgcaaacttgaatttggTTTGAAATAAAGACGTCATAACGCGGAATATAGTTTGTATGTGTTCAGTTTGGGCCGTTAATAAGTTCTCTGCGCTGCCTCTGAAACTTGAAACACTTTAATGAAGAAAGGCAGCGCTTTTTCGAAAAAGTAGACAATAAAGATATCCctttcactgtttgatcagccttgctctCCCTAATTGGCTTCTGCTTCTTAAAACACTTACCGGTAATCCAATGAATAATAAGAAACCATGAACTCTGTCACAATCTGAGAAAGATATTAGTGTTAATCGTTGTTGTGGAGCCCACAGCATGAAAATTGCGGCACTGTCTTACTCATGTAGCAGAGTTCTCGGTTTTCTACCCAAgtataaattttacttttttttttttcggttgtCATTCCCTTTAAACAATTTCTCACcatcttttttgttaaaaatgatAGAATTGGTGGTGAGAAAACCTGGAAATTCCAAGACCACAAAGAGAAtcacccaaaaagaaaacaattaaaaccTGACTCttagaaatattaaaatatcagTTAATTATGCAAACTTTGACTTTGATGTTTTCCCGTCATTTCAATTCACGTTGCTTTGTCTTGTTTGTTCTGAAACCCCTGCATTGAGGTTTAACTCATGCCGCCACTTCAAAGTTCTTTTTAAACATGTTTCAGAGCTTGGACCATTCGATCTTGACGGGGCAAACTACATGTCCATGGAAGGTAATCAGATGATGGTGCATCAAACAGGTCTATATTACGTATACGGACAAGTACATTATATCCACCTGACCTCTAAAAGGCTCTACAACCGCTGCCAGCTCCAGATCAACAATACCCCCTTCCGTTTTCTTCAAAAAGGGATGGACGGCCGTGCTGACATTGGCAACGTGTATTCCGGAGGAATGGTGCCGTTGAAGGCTGGTGACAAGATCCGTTTGGTCACTCAGACAGAAGTTCACATCAACATGAATCCGAGAGTCACATTCTTCGGGGCATTTCGGGTTGGGTTCGGCTGCCACGAGTGCGGGCATAATCTCGGTCCGCTGAATCGAGATGAGTCCGAAGACTACAAACAATCGTGAACGACAGTTAAAAGCAAGTTGATCATTTCGGGAGCCATGCGCTGCTGAATTTGCTTCCATGTATATGTATTAGCGAGTGTAGCTGAACATAAGTAAAATAATCCTTACTGACATTTACTGCGAGCAGTGTCTTTCTTCTCTTAGGATGCGCGGACACGAGTGCGTCATGAGAAGTAGCGATCCCACTCCACGCGGGTAGCCTGGAAACTTCTCCTCAATTTCTTCTCGGTTTTCCCCGAAATTTGCATGATGTTGTTGTAGCCATCCGCGCGTTCAGGTGGACGTGAGGAAGAAAAGACGGCTGCTCGAAGCCTATAATTAACACTGTGTTGAATCTAGTGCTTTGTATATGTAATCGCATGAGCCCGAGGGCAATTAAGgacttctttttgtgtttttgttctcacttgtgtttcttagttCCTCAATAAACTCTTGGTCGGTTTCAAcaaaacgggaagccattggtgcagaaaattttaatcagcaacaaatcttagcaataacctcgttgctaagcaactttaaaccaatcgGGATCAAGTAATCATGCCCTCTTGATTGCCAAAAGTGCCCtcgtgattaagaaaaaatgccctctgtctcagccaatcagcactgagtaat
It includes:
- the LOC141881383 gene encoding uncharacterized protein LOC141881383, translating into MFKQVFVISLFVTAASAYFLYPATGQASARLLQQHKFPAKTELGPFDLDGANYMSMEGNQMMVHQTGLYYVYGQVHYIHLTSKRLYNRCQLQINNTPFRFLQKGMDGRADIGNVYSGGMVPLKAGDKIRLVTQTEVHINMNPRVTFFGAFRVGFGCHECGHNLGPLNRDESEDYKQS